The following coding sequences lie in one Spea bombifrons isolate aSpeBom1 chromosome 5, aSpeBom1.2.pri, whole genome shotgun sequence genomic window:
- the CDC25A gene encoding M-phase inducer phosphatase 1: MEMSTSAPAHVLGSGRRSGLPVVKALFSCEADTAMSPVSNLALNMDQLACLGSKCETPKRKLSDRWCMPRNDSSDSVDAGLFLESPRALDFKDIDETFEKAVLDAGRSINSRLPVGRRRSLPQTFLGSSPAFKRNLSDSLGCEVLHLNDSENKENESFQFKMPARPARGSLRSLFHGDGKESLVQRQKSAPGCMFASPSGDAEVSSGSFLRRKSSCASTATDGSDDGFLEMLDGEEEENDTEFPCAMASLWTAPLVMKSTENLSPSVHHPYRVAHKRMERTQGEEAPEKSKRRRSMLDVPCAEESGRDMSPELMRSKSISKETMEDIFDSDQRDLIGDFSKPFLFPTVSGKHQELKYITPEMMVMILNGKFEAFIERYVIVDCRYPYEYDGGHIKGAVNLHMEQEVEDYLLKNPIKPTGSKRVVLIFHCEFSSERGPRMYKFLREKDRGLNEYPNLHYPELYILQGGYKEFFHKSKTFCEPQSYRPMHHEDYREDLKKFRLKSRTWAGEKSKREMYSRLKKI, encoded by the exons ATGGAGATGTCCACCTCAGCTCCTGCCCATGTGCTGGGCTCTGGCCGCCGCTCCGGGCTCCCTGTGGTTAAGGCTCTGTTCTCCTGTGAGGCTGATACCGCCATGTCCCCCGTCAGTAACCTGGCCCTCAACATGGATCAGCTGGCATGCCTGGGCAG TAAATGTGAGACCCCTAAACGGAAGTTGTCTGACCGGTGGTGTATGCCGAGGAACGACTCGTCTGACTCCGTGGATGCAG GTCTCTTTTTGGAATCGCCCCGTGCTCTGGATTTCAAAGACATTGATGAAAC GTTTGAAAAAGCAGTTCTTGATGCTGGAAGATCTATAAA CTCGAGGTTACCGGTTGGCAGAAGGCGCTCCCTGCCG CAAACATTCCTGGGTTCCAGCCCAGCATTCAAAAGGAACCTTTCAGACTCTCTAGGCTGCGAAGTCTTGCATTTAAACGACTCTGAAAACAAGGAGAAT GAATCCTTCCAGTTTAAAATGCCAGCGAGACCGGCTCGTGGCAGCCTACGTTCTCTGTTTCACGGTGACGGGAAGGAGAGCCTCGTGCAAAGGCAGAAATCCGCCCCTGGCTGTAtg TTTGCATCACCTTCAGGAGACGCTGAAGTCTCGTCGGGTTCTTTCTTGAGGAGAAAGTCGTCTTGCGCTTCCACTGCAACTGACGGCAGCGATGACGGCTTCCTGGAAATGCTGGACGGGGAGGAAGAGGAG AATGATACGGAGTTTCCCTGCGCTATGGCGAGTCTCTGGACTGCGCCTCTGGTCATGAAAAGCACCGAAAAT CTGTCTCCTTCCGTACATCACCCTTACCGGGTGGCTCACAAGCGCATGGAGAGGACGCAAGGTGAAGAGGCGCCTGAGAAAAGCAAGCGGCGGAGGAGCATGCTCGACGTACCCTGCGCGGAGGAGTCCGGCCGCGATATG AGTCCGGAGCTGATGCGGTCAAAATCCATTTCAAAGGAGACGATGGAAGATATATTTGATAGCGATCAGAGGGATCTTATAGGAGACTTCTCAAAg CCCTTTCTCTTTCCTACTGTAAGCGGAAAGCACCAGGAGTTGAAGTATATCACCCCGGAGATG ATGGTTATGATCTTAAACGGCAAGTTTGAGGCTTTCATTGAACGTTATGTGATCGTTGACTGCCGGTATCCATACGAGTACGACGGCGGACATATAAAG GGAGCCGTTAACCTGCACATGGAGCAAGAGGTCGAAGATTACTTGTTAAAGAATCCAATCAAGCCGACGGGTTCCAAACGCGTCGTTCTCATCTTTCACTGCGAATTCTCGTCTGAGCGAGGGCCCAGGAT GTACAAGTTTTTGCGGGAGAAAGATAGAGGCTTGAATGAATACCCAAATCTGCATTACCCGGAGCTCTACATCCTACAAGGTGGATACAAGGAATTCTTCCACAAATCCAAG acctTCTGTGAGCCGCAGAGCTACCGGCCGATGCACCACGAGGACTACAGGGAAGACTTAAAGAAGTTTCGTCTGAAGAGCCGGACCTGGGCTGGGGAGAAGAGCAAACGTGAAATGTATAGCAGACTAAAAAAGATCTGA